GCAACTGCCGGACAAATAAATGCTAAATTTATCAGCGTCAGTCTGAACGATATTTTGGATATGTGGATTGGCAACAGCGAAAAAAATCTGCACGAAATTTTTGAGTTAGCCCGACACCACACACCTTGCGTATTGTTTATTGATGAAATTGACGCGCTGGGTGCAAGTAGAAGCGATATGAAACAATCAAGTGGCAGACATTTGATCAATCAGTTTTTGCAGGAACTTGACGGCATTGACAGCACAAACGAGGGCGTTTTAGTGATGGGTGCAACAAACACTCCCTGGAATTTAGACTCCGCATTCAGACGACCCGGCAGATTTGACCGGATTATATTTGTTTCGCCGCCTGATGCAACGACAAGAGCATCTATTTTAAAATTAAAACTCAACAACAAGCCGACAGGAATAATTGATTTTCAAGCCATTGCCAAAAAAATGGAAAATTATTCGGGTGCAGATATTGATGCAATCATTGATTTGGCAATTGAGCAAAAACTTGAAATTTCGTTTAAAGACGGCATCATACAACCCCTTGAAACAAACGACCTGCTGACTGCCCTGAAAAAACATAAACCCAGCAGCACTCAGGAGTGGTTTTCAACCGCCAAAAATTTTGCTTTGTTTGCAAATGATTCAGGACTGTATGACGATATATTAACTTACATGAAAATTAAAAAGTAAATATGATAGAGGATAACAGGCTATCAAGAGCAGAGGTGCTAATTGAGCAAAAAAAATACGCAGATGCAGAAAAAATCCTTACAAATCTGCTCGCAGAATATTCCGATAATATTCATTTCCTGTCGCTACTGGCAGAAGTAAACTTACAGCAAAATAAACCAGATGCAGCCAACGGTATCATTGATAATGCCATTGCGCTGTCGCCCGATACCTCACATTTATTTTATACCAAATCCCGCATTGCCATTATGCAGGATAAATTAGGTGAGGCAGAAAAACATATCTGTCAGGCAATTTCGTTAGAGCCTTACGATGCGGATTATTTTGCATTATTGGCAAGTATCAAGTTGGGGCGTAAGGATTTTAACGAGGCACTCGAAGCGGCAAACAAAGCCCTCTCCACAGATCCCGAAAATATATTGGCTCTCAACACAAGAAGTACGGCATTAAATAAACTAAACAGAAGCAAAGAAGCAGCTGAAACCATAGAAGGTGCTTTAAAAGAAGACCCGAACAATGCCTATACCCATGCCAATTATGGTTGGGGTTTATTAGAAAAAGGAGAATACAAAAAAGCCTTGGAGCACTTTAAAGAAGCACTCTCGAATGACCCCTCTTCTGACTACGCACAATCGGGAATATTAGAAGCCATCAAAGCTACCAATCCCATTTATCGCTGGTTTTTGAAATACCGATTTTGGATAAATAATCTGAAAGCTCAATATCAGTGGCGTTTTCTTATTGTTTTCTTTTTAGTTTTTAGAGCATTAAAAACTTTAGCCCGCAACAACGAAACCCTTCAGCCCTATTTAACGCCACTCGTTATTGTACTGGGTTTGCTGGCATTTTCAACGTGGATAATTACCCCCATCAGTAATTTATTGCTAAGGTTCAATAAATACGGACAATTATTGTTAAGTAAAAAACAAAAAATGAGTGCAAACCTAGTGGCTGCAAGTTTAGGTGTTTTTATTGTCGGATTATTGTTATATTTTATCTTATCAGACGAAAGAATGTTGCCTCTTGCCATATTTGGTTTCCTGATGATGCCACCATTAGGAGTTGTATTTTCCCCATCTCAGAAAAAACAGGTATTATTAATTTATACTGTTGCTTTGGCTATAGCAGGTATCGTTGCCATTGCAATAACCTTTTCTACGGGAAAAATACTTAACACAATGTCATTTGTATTCATTATAGGATTTGCAGTATTTCAGTGGGTTGCCAATTACTACTCAATCAAAACAGACAACGAATAATAAAAAAATGAAACATCAACAAATTCAAAAACTGGAAGAAACAAGAAAAAATTTTACTCCGATTAATAACATAAACACAAAATACAAAAACAGCTTATCACTTCCTGATAAGTTAGCATTATGGATTACTAACCATGTAGGCAGTATGGTTTTTTTCTTTCTGATTTTTATATGGACTATCACTTGGCTTAGTTGGAATACCCTTGCCCCCATTCCATTGCGTTTCGATCCGTTTCCTGCTTTTGTTTTATGGTTATTTATATCAAATATGATTCAAATATTTCTTATGCCTTTAATTATGGTGGGGCAAAATTTGCAATCAAAACATGCCGAACTAAGAGCAGAAGAAAATTTCAAGGTTAACAAAAAATCCGAAACCGAAGTTGAAATAATATTAAGGCATTTAGAGCATCAAAATGAAATGATTCTTGAAATTTTAACGAAGATTGAACAGATGGAAAAAAATAAATGAGCCTTGAAAGCATCGAATACGAGGAAAAAAGTTAAATTTAAGAAATAATAAAAATCTACAAATAAAACGGTAGAAGTAAAAGCGGTTTCAGGCTTTATCAAAGTGCAGTTGTATCTTCTTTATTACTCACATTTGGTTAATATTTTATAATTTTGCATTATGGGCTATAGTAGAACAAAATTTGAACAAAGAGGATTTGACGTAAAAGAATACCAGAAGTATTATCATCGTCATCAAATAGAATACATACGCAAGAAATTGCGTTGCGTTTTTCTGTATAATCAAGGGAAAGAATTTAAAGAAATCCCTTTGGAATTGAAGGTACATTGGCAAAGTGTTCGTAAATATATCAATGAGTATATTATGGGCGGCTTTGAGCAATTATGCAAGCGGGTTGAGCGAAAACAACCCAGCCAACTAAGCGAGTTTCAAATGTTTGATTTTAAGGAAGTTGTTTTAAATAAACGTCCCTTGGAGGTAGGTTTAAAGGGGAATATTTGGACAGGCAACGAGATGAAAGCCTATCTAAAAGCCACCTATGGAGTAGTTTATAAATCAGGCATTTATGACTTATTGGAACGCTTAAATCTGAGCCACCAGAAAGCCCATTTTGATAAGACTAAACGGATTCTTAGCCATTGACCTTTTTGATGCGGATTGTCTGTTCCAAGCCAACCAAGTAGCCAAAGCCAACCAAGTAGCTCAATATTTTGCCGATTTATCACTTATTTATCAAAATAAAGGGATTAAAAAAGTAGTTGTTTATTTGGATAATAACCGCACACATAAGCAGAAAATGAAAACAATTTATCAAGAATTGACGGCTCAATTAAATCTTGAAATAGATTTTAGATACCTAACTCCTTACTCTCCAAAACTTAATTTGGTAGAGTATGCCATACACTTGATAAGGTTAAATGTGACGCACAATGCTGATTGTAAAGACTCTTTACAAAAATTTGAACAGCATATCAATGAACTAACTAAACAAAAAATATTTACTAAAAATCAAATTGTCAATATTTTACAACATATTGATGACCTTATCAATAAAAATTAGTATCTATATCCCGAAAGGGAATAAATTATTTTTTTGTAAACTTCTTCTAATTTTTCATCATCAATGCTGTTCCATTTCAGCTCTTTTCCGTATTCTCTTTCGGCTTCTCCTATTGCATTTTTAATTGATGATTTATAATCAGCGTGAATTTGTTTTTCATCTCTGAAATGATGAATTGTTGAGCCGAAACCTCTTTATCGTATTCGACAACATATAGTATTTCTGCCGGTTTTTCTCTTATACTTTCTCCGCCCTTCACAGTCCATCTTATACCAAATAAACATCTAAAAGGCACAGTTTGTAAAAAGTTTCCAACCTGTAATGGATTGAATGATAACGTTACTCATATCGTTGATAATATCAGTGACTTTGGCGGAGAGTTCTTCCAGATCTTTGCAAATAATGTTAGCAGTTTTGCCCTTGATGAATCGCCATATCATCTCTGCGGGGTTTAATTCGGGAGAGTAAGGAGGAATAAACAACAGATGAATATTTTTAGGAATTACCAATTGTCGGCTGTGGTGAAAAGCACCATTGTCAAGTAGAATTATCTTGAATTCTTCAGGCTTTTGTACGGAGAGTTTATCTATAAATATTTGAAAGCAGACCGTATTACAGTAAGGCATTTCTAAGGTAAGATTGTCTCCGTTGATGGGGGAATAGGCACCAAAGAGATAGAAGTTTTGGAAGCGATGTTGGTAAGCTACGATGGGTTTTACGCCCTTTGCGGTAAGGCATCGTCTTATATTGGGCAATAACCCGACCCTGCTTTCGTCAGCAACATAAATATTTATACACTGGCAGCCTGAAAGACGAAACTCCTTATTTTTAATGCCTTCTAGCGTGTTTGATAAGTTTTTTTAAAAGTATCAACCGCCGCTTCGTCCTTTTTGATATGGCTTTTTCTACCCACCTTGAGTTTTGTGCCAAAGTTTCGCTTCAGATACATCCTTACCGTATTGTATTGCTTTTCAATACCCAACTCCGACTTCAGCCACTGCTGTGCTTCTTTGTAGCTGCGCAACCCATTCTTGGGATCTTTTAGCTTTTGCGATATCCGCTCCTTGTCTGCTGTCTCGAGTTGGCTACGGAAATCACCACCTCTATTGTCCCTGAGCAATCCATCAAGTCCTTGCGATTGGTAAGTAGCTTTCCACCTGTTTATCGAACGCACAGAAGCCCCTGACTTGATGGCAAGAAGATGATTGTGGTGGATACCGCTTTGGATATTCATCAACATCTTTATTTTAGAAACGCCCTTCCTTTTGGCTTTTTTATGTAGCTGTTTTAGGTAATCTGCTGACTCTTTTATGATAAGTTCTATGGGTAATGACATAATTACCATACCATAATAACTATGCCAAATAGTTGTTTTAATGGTATTATTCCATCGTGTGAATGAAAAAAATTCAATTCAGAATCTGTGATTTTTGCCGATATTATTTTGATTGGTTTGTAAGTCCTGAACTCATCGAATCTTTCAAAAAATGTGTCTAAGGCTTTTGCCTCATCATTCCCACAATTCTGTAGAATTATTCCGTCCCAACTGTAGTAAGAGCCACTATGGTTATAATATTTACAAATCCACTGAAAAAAAAGCCAAAACGGAGGTTTTGTATCTGTTGATTTTATTTCGTTAAGCTTCTCGCACATCTCATAACCTAACATAAATAGTCCCAATTTTGAAATTGATTTTTCGCCAATGTACATGGCCATTCGTTTACGGAATTGGTCATAATCCAATAACTCGAAAATTGTCTTTGGTTTTTTATGTTTCATATTATTTATAATAGCAAGGAACGGTTTCGGGCTTGGCGAAGATGGGAAATTTAAAATACGAATGCTCATATTTACGATAATGTTGAATAGAATCACCAATATTGAGACTTGATATTCTGCCTCAATATTGGTGATTCTATGGTGTGTTCGCTAATATTTTTGTTTTGCTATAATCGTGGGTCAACATCTTCGCTTTCTAATGCTAATACTCCAAAAACACTTTCATGTATTCGTCTTAATGGTTCTTTTTTCACAAACCGTTCCAGTCCTTCAACGCCCAAAGCAAATTCTCTGATGGCTAAAGATTGTTTTCTAGAAAGTCCACGGTTTTTTAGTCTTTTTATGTTTTCAGGCAAGTCGTATTCGGGGCCATAAATAATTCTTAGATATTCACTTCCTCTACATTTTACAGCAGGTTGTAAAAGTCCTTCTGTTCCTATGGAAATAAAGTCGTAAGGTTTTACAACCATTCCTTCTCCGCCTTTTTTTGTCAATTCCATCCACCAGTTTACAGCTTCGTCATAACTTGTCTGGTCGTTTAGATTTACAATTTTGTAAGGTGTCGCCATAAATAGTTTGGTGTCGCCTTTGCAGATTTCGGCAATGTTTTCCATGTGCCATTCATTTGTTTTCTCAAAGTGAACTTGTCCATCGGTTGCCAAAATATGAAATGGAGCTAATTTATAATCGTCAATGGAGTTAACTGTCCAGCAATAATTTTGATACGCCTTTACATATTTTGAAATGGTATTGTTCTTTATTACAAATTTTTCTAATGATGGCAGGGCATCTTTTATGCCTCTATCAAAAGCTAGTTGTAAAGCCTTTTCAACTTCAGGCAAAGCTCCTCCAGCTGCTGCACCAACTGCTGCATACTGCTCTTTGAGTAATGCTTGAGCTTTTGCAGACCAAGGCATTAATTCAGCATCTAAACAAACCCAGTCTGTGTTGAATTTATCCCAAAAGTTTGTTTTGGTTAAGCATTCATTCACTCTGCCAATAAATTCTTTCTCTATTTCAGCATCATTAAAAAAGTTTCTTCCTGTTCGTGTATAGCAAATTCCGATACCCTCATTTTGAACACCAAAACGTTTGGTTGCTGTTTCTTCATCTTTACAAATTACCAATACAGCTCTTGAACCCATGTGCTTTTCTTCGCAAACAACTTTTTCAATTCCACGTTTCTTATAGTAATTCAAAGCTTGGGCAGGATGTTCTAAATATTCAGGCATATCGCTGGTGGCACAAGGCGACATTGTAGGAGGAAGATAAATCAACCATTTTGGGTTAATGGCAAATCGGCTCATGATTTCCAATGCTGCAATAGAGTTCTCTTCTTTAATGGTAATGTTATTCCTTAGCCTTGTTTGCACAATGCGTTTGCCCGTTACATCTTCAATATTTAATAAATCGTCATACTCTTGTTGCGAACTAAGTTTGTTATGATTTTCATTAAAGTTGATTGGTCTTACAGGTTCGCAATACACCATTTTTGCTTGTACAGAAACTATTTCCTCTTCAGGATAACGTAAAGCTGTTAACTTACCTCCAAACACACAACCTGTATCAATATCTATGGTTTTATTTAACCATTCTGCTTCAGGAACTGGTGTATGTCCATAAACAACTTTTGCTTTCCCACGATATTCTTTTGCCCAATTATGTCTTACAGGCAAACCAAATTCATCAATTTCTCCTGTTGTTTCACCGTACATACAGAATGAACGAACTGCACCTGAGCCACGCCCCTGCATTTCTTCTTTAAGCCCAGCATGAGCAACAACCAATTTCCCATTATCAAATACATAATGGCTAATTAATCCATAAAGAAATTTCTCTACAGCTGATTTAAGTTGTGTGGTTTCTGTTTCAAGTTGTTTTACTGTTACTTCTAATCCATGCTTTAATTGAACCTGCTTTCCATTTAAGTATTTCTGCAACTTCAAGTCGTGATTTCCGGGGACGCAATAGGCTACACCTGAATTTACCATACTCATAACCAAACGCAAAACGCTTGGTGAATCAGGGCCACGGTCAACCAAATCACCAACAAAAATCACTCTTCTGTTTTCAGGAGCAAGAACATTAAATCCAAAATTCTTTTCAGTTTCATCTACTCTATTTACGATATAACCCAATTTTAAAAGGAGGTCTTGCAATTCCTCAAAGCATCCATGAACATCGCCAATGATGTCAAATGGGCCAGACTCATCTTTTTTATCATTATAAAGTTTTTCTCTTTTGATTTCAAGAACTGCATCAACATCTTCAAGTGATTTCAGAACATATATTTGTCTGAAACCCTCATCTTTTAAATCTCTAATTGATTTCTTTAATTGTTGAGTTTGCTGACGAATTACGTGTCCTCCAAAATTTCGGTCAGGCCTGTTTTGATTTCTTTCTTCACATATTTTTTCAGGTAAATCTAAAACAATGGCCACAGGTAAACAGTGGTAAGTTCTACCTAATGCAATAAGTCCCTTACGAGATTCTTTCTGTACATTAGTAGCATCTATAACGGTTAATAAGCCATTTTTAAGTCTTTTACCTGCGATGTAATACAACACATCAAAAGCATCATTTGTTGCTGACTGATTATTTTCATCATCTGAAACCAATGCACGGCATTCGTCAGAAGATAAGATTTCTGTTCGTTTGAAATGTTTTTTGGCGAAACTGCTCTTTCCTGAACCCGATACACCAATTAAAACAACAAGCGATAATTCGGGTACTTTAATTTCCATAAGTAAATATTGCCATTTGTGAAGGAGCTCCTATATTCTCAACCTCGTCTCCAATAGGGAAAAGCTCCACTTTATAATTATAAGTTTCTCCAATTTTATTTGACCATTCCAAAAATTCTTTTCTTGTCCATTCAAAACGATGGTCATCGTGACGCATTTCTTCTGCATCTAATTTATCCCACATTACATTGAACTCTTGGTTTGGTGTTGTGAGAACAATAGTTTTAGGTTTTGCGAACTCAAATAAAACACGTTCAAATGCTTTGAGTCTATTTAAGTCTAAGTGTTCAATGACTTCCACTACAGCAGCTGCATCAAATCCTTCTAATCGTTGGTCTTTGTAGGTTAATGAGCCTTGAAATAAATTAATTCTCTCTTTTTGTTTTGGAGACATTTCGTCAAAATGCAGTCTTTCTTTTGCTTTAATTAGCTCATTGTAAGCTACGTCCATTCCTGCTATTAACGAAAATTGTTTTTGCTTTATTAATTGTCTAATTAATTTTCCTTCTCCACAACCTAAATCCAAAACACGCTCTGCTCCTGATTCAGTTATTTTCTCAGCTACAAGTTTTATACGTTTGTCGTGTAAAGTTTCCTTTTGCTTTTCCTTTTCTGTTTTCTCAACCAACTCATCGCTTAAGTCTCCAATTTCTTCACCTTCGCTTAATCTTTCAAGGGCTTGTCTTGATAAGGAATTTAAATTGATTAAGTAACGTCTAATAATTTGTTCTTTTTCAGGATGTTCTTTAAGCCAGCCTTCACCTTTTTGCAAAAGTTTTTCAATTTCATCTTCACTTACAAAATAATGTTTATCATTGTCCATAGTTGGGATTAGGACATAAAGATGAGATAGCAATTCCTTAGTAGTAATGGTATGATTTAACTTTAAAGTAAAATATTTACTGTCGCCCCATTCAGGGAATTTAGAGTCTAATTGATGTCTTATTAATTCAACTTGGTAGCCAAGAGGTTCAAAGAATTTTCTAATTAAAATTTCGCCTCCTTTGGGTACGGGGATAACAGCAATGGTAACTTCAAAGGGAAGTTTTACATCAACCAATTCGGGCTTGTCTTTACACTTTCCATTCATTGCAGATGAAAAAGCTTTTGATAAAGCAACACTCATAAATGATGATGCAACGTAAGGACGGTCATTTACATAGTGCCCAAGGGCAAAGCCATCACCACCCAAATTTTTTGCTCCACGAACCATATCAATTGGGTCAATGTCAAGCAAAACGCTTATGGTTGTTTTCTCTTCACTTTTTTCAGGATAAAACACATGAGCTTTACCCACTGATAACTCAAATGTTTGAAATTTGTCGGGGTGCTTGTGTAGCAAATAACCTAAGTCGGTTGCTGGTTTATGAGTGGTTGTAATGTTTAAAATCATTCTTTTTTTATTGTTCAAAGTTTACAGGGTGTTTCTATAGGATGACCACTAACTATTACATACCCGCAATATTGCATATACAATGCCCCAATTACGGTTTGCGGCTTTGCGAAGGCGGGGATTTTTAGCACTAAACTTCATTAGATGCACAAAACTTGAATTTAGCACTTCACTGTTATAGAAGCACTTCAGCCGCCATATTGCCAATACGATATTAGCGGCTGGGTTTCTTTCTTTTTTGCTTATTAAGTTCACCATATTTCCTTTTATTGTTTTCTAAATACTGTCCGTTAGCTTGGATTTTGTTTGCAATAAATTCAACTAATTCGTCTGAATATCTATGCGTAATTGGGTTATCAAGTTCAAAATGAAATTTTCCATTTCCTTTTATCTTCTCTAATGCAAGTACAGCTTGAAAGTCATATTGTGTAAATTTCGTTTTTATTTTTTTGGAAACCTTTATCAAAATGTGCTTCATCAAATTTGGGTGTGTCTTGTTTGGATTTTTGGCAACTTCCACAACCAAAGCAGATTTTGCACCTTCAGTAGAAGCAGTCAATTTAATGTCTGCGTCACCTTCAACCTTTGTCAAAACAAGTTTATACTCGACTGGTATTCTAAATTTCGAATTACCGATTTTATTTTCCCGTTTGTTTAGTTCGGTCATTTGTGCTTCAACAAACTCCAATATTGTCGGACCGTATTTCTTCTTGATTTTAATGGGGTCAATGTCTTTACTGTCTCCAACAAGTGTCATTAAAGCAGGTGAACATTTATCAGTAATACAGCCGTCAAACCACTCATTTAGTTTGTCAACATAGTTTAGAATGCCTGCTTGAAATAATCCTGAATATATGCTTTCAAGTTCTTCAATTATGAAATGTGTAGCACTATCTCTAATGTCAGCAACTGTTTCAATATTTGTTCTAATTGGGTCATTTTCATTTGTAAAAACTTTTCTTAAGCAGTCTCTTAATGAAAGTGATTTTCTTAGTTGGCCTTTTACTTTCTTGTAATAAATTGAATTTTCACTCTTGTTGTCTTCAATAATTTTCGCCTTTAAGATTAGTTCCCAAGCATTCGTATAAAAAAAGCAGAAACCTTCAATTCTATATTTTATTGTCGGTTTGTTATAGGTTTCCAAAGCAAGTATTATTGCCTCTTGGCTTTTGTCTATAAGTTGTCTGCTGATATGTTTCATTTTGATGTCGTCTTAACCTTGCCGCTAACGTTTTGGCTTTGTGACGGTCTGTCCCAATAGGGCAGCATATGCATTAAAGCCTGTGTTATGGCTTCGTGGTTCTTACTTTGTAAATCGATAGTAATTGTTTAACGCTTCATTCATATGTGAATATTGTTTTTTTGAATAAAGTATTTCATACTCATGTTTTCTATGAATTAATTCTTCTGCTGAATTAAAATAACTTAACCCATTTTGTTGGTCACCTATTTCACGATATACAATAGCTAACCCGTAATGAACTATTGGATCATCGGATAAAATTGACAACGAAGTTTTAAAATCGTCGATTGCCAATTTATAAAATTCAGTTGACTTTTCATTATTCACTTTGCGTTTCCAATCCCTTGCTTTCTCAATATATGTGTAAGCTCTATTACTTAAGGCTAATGCCTTAGTCTTAAATTCTATTTCATTTTCGTATGAAGCTGTGTAGTATTTTACAGCTTCATCGAAATTGGGTAAATCATCATATGCCATTCCCAAATAAAATGTGATTTGTGGAAATTTTGCATTTTGTGAATAAACCTGCATAAATCTTTCAATTGCTTTTTGATAATATCCCCTTGCATAATGGTGGCGCCCCAAATCAAATAAATCTTCTATATTAAAATCTTCACCTTTTAATTCTTTCTCTCGTAGCTTCATTGCGATAAAATCAAGCTCAGCTTCAATATAAGAAGGATTAATTGTAGCATCTGCATCGTTTCTTAAAATTTTGAGCATACTCTCACCTTGTAATTTTATACCTGTAATTTCGCTTAATTTTTGATTAGCCAGTGTTTGAATATTTTCGATTTTACTATTTGCTTCATTATGTGCATGTAATATTTTAAGATTAATTTCTTTTTCCATGAGAGCAATTTTTTTATCTGCATCTTCTTTTATACCATCAATTTTTTTTCTTGCATCATCATCAAGATTTGATATTTTAGCCCGAATTTCATTTAGATTTACAAACCCTAAATATGCAAATAATCCAATAATAATCGTTAAAATAGTCACCATTAATTCTAATGTTGCAATGTCGTTTGATAAAGCTGACATTGATTTATCAACCATTCAAACAGTATTCTCCCATGCTTGTAAAGCAATCTCAAAACTTCTATCTACACCAACTTTAGTAGTGTCAGAGATATATAAATGTTTTACTTTTGTTTTATTATATGTTTCAATTGTATCTTGGAATTCGGTTTTTGTTAATTTATAAAGAATCAATATTGACCATAAAATTAAAATACTTGTTACAACCCAAAATAGTTTTTTCTTTTGGTTTATTGATAATAGTGCTTCTTTAGTTTCCTTTATTTCTTCTTTAATTTCAGTCATTGGTTATTAATTTTTGAGGATAACAATTTATAATATTTTCACTTCTCATAGCCATAACATTCAGATATACGCACAAAGTTGCGTATATCAATCCAATACAGGCAAATATACGCAATCAGAAAGCATATTTACAATACTGATTTTATCTTTCTTTCAATTTTTTTTAAATACAAATATTGGGTGAGTGCTCCTCCACGCCTGAACCCCCAACTTTGACAAAGTTGGAACTTTGTCAAAGTTAAAAAACTGCCGCATTTTGCGTGGGCATCGCCGCATTTTGCGTGGGCATCGCCGCATTTTGCGTGGGCATCGCCGCATTTTGCGTGGGCATCGCCGCATTTTGCGTGGGCATCGCCGCATTTTGCGTGGGCATCGCCGCATTTGGCGTGGGCATCGCCGCATTTGGCGTGGGCATCGCCGCATTTTGCGTGGGCATTGCCGCATTTTGCGTGGGCATTGCCGCA
The window above is part of the Sphingobacteriales bacterium genome. Proteins encoded here:
- a CDS encoding DUF3644 domain-containing protein; translation: MKHISRQLIDKSQEAIILALETYNKPTIKYRIEGFCFFYTNAWELILKAKIIEDNKSENSIYYKKVKGQLRKSLSLRDCLRKVFTNENDPIRTNIETVADIRDSATHFIIEELESIYSGLFQAGILNYVDKLNEWFDGCITDKCSPALMTLVGDSKDIDPIKIKKKYGPTILEFVEAQMTELNKRENKIGNSKFRIPVEYKLVLTKVEGDADIKLTASTEGAKSALVVEVAKNPNKTHPNLMKHILIKVSKKIKTKFTQYDFQAVLALEKIKGNGKFHFELDNPITHRYSDELVEFIANKIQANGQYLENNKRKYGELNKQKRKKPSR
- a CDS encoding tetratricopeptide repeat protein, which encodes MSALSNDIATLELMVTILTIIIGLFAYLGFVNLNEIRAKISNLDDDARKKIDGIKEDADKKIALMEKEINLKILHAHNEANSKIENIQTLANQKLSEITGIKLQGESMLKILRNDADATINPSYIEAELDFIAMKLREKELKGEDFNIEDLFDLGRHHYARGYYQKAIERFMQVYSQNAKFPQITFYLGMAYDDLPNFDEAVKYYTASYENEIEFKTKALALSNRAYTYIEKARDWKRKVNNEKSTEFYKLAIDDFKTSLSILSDDPIVHYGLAIVYREIGDQQNGLSYFNSAEELIHRKHEYEILYSKKQYSHMNEALNNYYRFTK